Proteins from one Camelina sativa cultivar DH55 chromosome 8, Cs, whole genome shotgun sequence genomic window:
- the LOC104709588 gene encoding uncharacterized protein LOC104709588 produces the protein MVSDARTSRLQPKLIGGTLWKTMVAQWDTKETQERSRIYSNARMSDRNGLGPDMHLSGPTSYQQEEKLGRPVSLGEVFKETHTRPDGTYVDRKAGKIFSIYEKNLQAKIFEIESDPSRAQELTAEDYTAIFLQFFLSKSTEKDSRGNLFGLGSLKDHLQDLFNGKSYQQGESSFVALQEQMKEAHRIIEEQVAYNAKRDAEIAAREA, from the exons ATGGTAAGCGATGCTAGGACTAGTCGACTGCAACCTAAATTGATCGGGGGTACTCTCTGGAAAACAATGGTTGCGCAGTGGGATACTAAAGAAACACAGGAAAGGAGTCGAATCTATTCCAATGCTCGTATGTCAgaccgtaatggtctcggtCCAGACATGCACTTATCTGGGCCAACATCGTATCAACAA GAAGAGAAACTTGGGAGACCAGTGagtcttggtgaggttttcaaaGAGACACATACAAGGCCAGATGGTACGTATGTCGATCGAAAGGCCGGGAAGATCTTCTCAATTTATGAGAAAAACCTACAAGCTAAGATATTTGAGATCGAGTCAGATCCTTCACGAGCTCAAGAGCTCACAGCAGAAGATTATACGGccatctttcttcag TTTTTCTTATCTaagtccactgagaaggattcacgagGTAATCTTTTTGGACTTGGAAGCCTCAAGGATCATCTTCAGGATCTTTTCAATGGCAAGAGCTATCAACAAGGAGAGTCGTCGTTTGTAGCATTGCAAGAGCAAATGAAAGAAGCTCATCGTATAATTGAAGAACAAGTTGCCTATAATGCAAAACGTGATGCTGAGATTGCTGCTCGTGAAGCATAA
- the LOC104707278 gene encoding putative methylesterase 12, chloroplastic has product MGNRVICMKKKDVVIRSGGGDGGSRSKRVNRSQRKLLADEETLHRRALSMAIHQAQGFDGSMSRRVGSTSSRRQTLSDPFSNNKQVPEFLESLTVKKFVLVHGEGFGAWCWYKTIASLEESGLFPVTVDLAGSGFNMTDAHSVSTLEEYSKPLIELIQNLPEEEKVILVGHSTGGACVSYALERFPEKISKAIFICATMVADGQRPFDVFADELGSSERFMKESQFLIYGNGKDEPATGFMFEKQHMKGLYFNQSPNKDIALSMISRRPVPLGPMMEKLSLTEERYGKARRFYVQTLDDLALSPDVQEKLVRENSPEAVFKIKGSDHCPFFSKPQFLHKILLEIAQIP; this is encoded by the exons ATGGGTAACAGAGTAATCtgcatgaagaagaaagatgttgTTATCAGAAGTGGTGGAGGAGATGGAGGATCCAGAAGCAAGAGAGTGAATCGTTCACAGAGGAAACTGCTTGCTGATGAAGAGACTTTGCATCGAAGAGCTTTGTCTATGGCTATTCATCAAGCTCAGGGATTTGATGGATCCATGTCTAGGCGTGTTGGGTCTACTAGCTCTAGAAGACAAACACTCTCTGACCCATTTTCTAATAACAAGCAG GTACCTGAGTTCTTGGAGAGCTTGACTGTTAAGAAATTCGTTTTGGTTCATGGTGAAGGCTTTGGGGCATGGTGTTGGTATAAAACTATTGCTTCATTGGAAGAGTCTGGACTATTTCCTGTCACAGTTGACCTGGCTGGATCTGGATTTAATATGACAGATGCACATAGTGTTTCCACCTTAGAAGAATATTCAAAACCGTTGATCGAGCTCATTCAAAATCTTCCTGAGGAAGAAAAG GTCATTTTGGTGGGTCACAGTACTGGAGGTGCATGTGTTTCGTATGCGTTAGAGCGGTTTCCAGAGAAAATCTCAAAAGCCATATTCATATGTGCCACTATGGTTGCGGATGGACAAAGACCCTTCGATGTCTTTGCTGATGAG CTTGGTTCTTCAGAACGGTTCATGAAAGAGTCGCAGTTCTTGATCTATGGAAACGGCAAGGACGAACCCGCTACAGGGTTCATGTTTGAGAAACAACACATGAAAGGCTTGTACTTCAATCAGTCACCCAATAAG GACATTGCATTGTCTATGATTTCGAGGCGGCCTGTACCTTTGGGTCctatgatggagaagctgtcgCTTACTGAAGAAAGATACGGGAAAGCTAGAAGGTTCTATGTTCAGACGCTCGATGATTTAGCTCTTTCACCAGACGTTCAAGAGAAACTGGTTAGAGAGAATAGCCCCGAAGCAGTTTTTAAGATCAAAGGAAGTGATCATTGCCCTTTCTTCTCTAAACCTCAGTTTCTTCACAAGATCCTTCTTGAGATAGCTCAGATTCCTTGA
- the LOC104707279 gene encoding immune-associated nucleotide-binding protein 8-like, whose translation MESDLIYDDSKSATPSNLSRTLVLVGRTGNGKSAVGNSILGRKAFMSKLCSRGVTNTCQSERVVQDDGQIINVIDTPGLFEISRAADSIEKEISRCTTIAKNGIHAILLVFSVRDGLRGDKKVLSHLQTLFGSKITNYMIIVFTGGDELEETLEDFLTPQECPPFLNEILELCDNRLVLFDNKTKDNLKKVEQVEKLLALVELVAKQNNGKPYTKEYFNELQDYLKF comes from the exons ATGGAGAGTGATCTGATATACGATGATTCAAAATCCGCGACACCCTCTAACCTTAGCCGAACCCTAGTTCTGGTCGGTCGTACTGGAAACGGAAAGAGTGCAGTAGGGAACAGTATCCTTGGAAGAAAGGCGTTTATGTCCAAATTATGTTCCCGTGGAGTCACCAACACATGTCAGTCAGAAAGAGTTGTGCAAGATGATGGCCAAATCATCAATGTGATTGATACTCCTG GACTATTTGAAATTTCAAGGGCAGCTGACTCTATCGAGAAAGAAATCTCGAGGTGCACAACAATAGCCAAAAATGGAATCCATGCTATCCTATTGGTGTTCTCAGTGAGGGATGGTCTTAGAGGAGATAAGAAAGTGTTAAGTCACTTGCAAACCCTTTTCGGCAGCAAAATCACTAACTATATGATCATTGTCTTTACGGGTGGTGATGAATTGGAAGAGACTTTGGAGGATTTTTTGACTCCACAAGAGTGTCCACCATTCCTAAAC GAAATTCTTGAGCTATGTGACAACCGATTGGTACTGTTTGATAACAAGACCAAAGATAATCTCAAGAAGGTTGAGCAAGTTGAGAAGCTTCTTGCACTTGTTGAGTTGGTTGCAAAGCAGAACAATGGTAAACCCTATACGAAAGAGTATTTCAATGAGCTACAG Gactatttgaaattttaa
- the LOC109126051 gene encoding uncharacterized protein LOC109126051, whose translation MMKGSKSYTEYSSSFSTDEFGYDQNRSNSYNFNGPCINTDPEMKRKKRVASYNLFATEEKLKSTLKNSFKWIKNKFSGDDNSIRYNV comes from the coding sequence ATGATGAAGGGAAGCAAGTCATACACGGAGTATTCATCATCTTTCTCAACGGATGAATTTGGTTATGATCAGAACCGCTCAAACTCCTATAACTTTAATGGGCCTTGCATCAACACAGATCcggagatgaagaggaagaagagagtagCTTCTTACAATCTCTTTGCCACGGAAGAAAAGCTCAAGAGTACTCTCAAGAACAGTTTCAAATGGATCAAGAACAAGTTCTCAGGGGATGATAATAGTATCCGGTACAACGTCTAG